Genomic DNA from Candidatus Sphingomonas phytovorans:
CGAGCAGGAACACGCCTTCGGGTGCGGGAGCCGCCTCGTCCGAGCCGAAGCTCATCCATGGCAGTGCGATCGCCCGTTGCACATTTTCTTCGCTCATCAGGAAATATGCGACTCCGACACGGGTGCCGTCTTCGACGACGAGATCCATGGCAGTCTCTTCAGGGCTCTTGCCGCGCATCCTGGCGACCTCAGCAAGGGTCTTGCCCGCCAGCGGTTTCAGCGCAGGGTTTTTGAATGCCAGCAAGAGTGTCCCCTCGGCGCCGGCTCCCGCGTACAAATTCTCCCAGGTGCCGGGATGGGGATTCCGCATTTCGGAAGCGACCCGGGCTCGGATCGCGGGGTCCTTGAGACGCGTGATCCAATCTTCAAGGCCGCCGGATTGCACCCAGGACGGCATCGCGGCATCGAAGCCGGTCGCGCCGGCGGTGTAGGTGTACATGTCAGCCGTAATGCGGACACCCTTTGCCCGTTCGGCTTCGATCATCCGGACCACGGTGTCGAACTTGCTCCAATTGTCGCGGCCGGCCTGTTTGAAATGGTAAATCTCGGCCGGTGCACCGGACGCCCTGGCGATATCGAAGGTCTCCTGAACGGCCTGTTCGAGACGATCACCCTCGCTTCGAATATGGGCGATGTACATGCCGCCGCATTGTGCGGAGACCTTGGCCAGCGCGATCAATTCCGGCGTTTTCGCATAGGTATTCGGAGAATAGATCAGAGCGTCGCTCAGTCCGAGCGCCCCGCCCTCCATCTGTTCGCGCACGAGTTGCTGCATGCCCGAAACCTGCTCGGGCGTCGGCTGGACGTCCCCTTCGCCAAGCACGTAATTCCGGATCGTCCCGGCCCCCACGAAAGAAGCAACGTTGGGAGCAATGCCCTTGTGCTCGAGCATATCGAGATATTCGCTGAGCGTATTCCAGTTGATAGGGTATTTTATATCGCCTTGCCGGGCTGGCATCAGCGCCTTCATGCGCGCGTTCACCGGCCCCATTGAATCCTCGCCGAGAACTTCCAGCGTGACGCCCTGCCTCAGATCGGACAGCGCCCGGCCGTCGGCGATGAGACTTTCCTCCGGGTGCGCCAGCATGTTGATGAAGCCTGGTGCCACGGCTTTGCCCCGTGCATCGATCTCGACTTTCGCCGGCCCCGATATGTGATCGGCGATTGCGACGATGCGGTCACCGTGGACGGCGATGTCCGCAACGCGTGACTTGGCCCCGCTGCCGTCGAACAGCTCACCATTCCTGATGATGACGTCGTAAACCGGCGCGGGGCTTCCTGCCCGGACCTGAGGCAGGAAGCTCAAGGCACTGGCGGTCAGCAAGAGGCTCCCGACAATCAGCCGTTTCCGCACGTGCCGTAGTCCGAAGCGATCCGAAGATGGTTCGACGATCATCGGCTCGGAAATTTCTACCGATGCGCCAGTCGGACAATTCGTATCCTGGATCATCACCGCCCCTCCTCAGGAATTTTTGTTCTTTGTTACAAGCTTCGAAGCCTGGTTTAGCCAAACCGCCATCGGCTGGCTTGCCCTTATCGCCATGGTCATCGAGTTCGACGTCGAATCGGCGCAACGACGGACATGGGCCTGGGCATCGGGCATCACAGCATGAGTCATACCAGGAGCTGATACCCGCCCCAGCTATGCCAGCCATAGCCCTCAGCGGCCATGGCCAGTTGGGTCCGGCGCAACGCTTCGGCCGGCGACACACCGGTCGCAAGCTGCCAATGGAACCGCGTCGCGACCTCTCGCGCGATCGCATCGGCGACGGGATAGATCGTTGCCACGACCATCGCCGCGCCAGCCCGGACCAGGCTCTGGGCAAGCCCGAACGCCGCCTCCCCGCCGACCGCACGGGCTGACGCGCCCCCGCACAGCGAGAGAAAGACGAGCCTGGTGCCGCTCAGGTCGAGCTGCCGGATATCCTGCCCGGACAGCATTTGGGGCGATCCATCGGTCGCACGCCCGCCCACTATCATCGCCGCCGCGTTCATGGCCGCCTCCGCCTCGTTGAGGAAGGTAACCGGATCCTTCGCGGCAAGCGCGCGGTCGAGGTGGCGCAGGGTTCCGCGGACAAGGCCATGAGTCGCGATGTGCACCAGCGCATGTTGCTCGAGCATGCGAGACGCCGTCACCGGGTCGGCCGCATCGTCCCGCAGATGCGCGCAGTTCCAGAGCTGGGCGATCGCCTCCCCTTCGCCAGCGGCGTCCGGCAGCGCTGCCGTGCTGCCGTCCGGGGCCTGTTGCCCGACGCTGATCACCACGGCCGAGGCGAAGCTGCCGCCGCGATCGTCGGCAAAGGGCCTGCCGGTCGCGTTCAGCGGCATCACGATGGCGGAACGTTCCGCCAGGCGCGTACCGTCGCGCAGCCCAAGCGCCGCGAACGGAAACAAAGCGGTCGGTCCTTCCGCGATGATGACGATCTGCTCGCCATCGCGCGGCTCCTGCTCTCCTTCGGGCCGCAGGCGCTGCGAGAGCCCGAAGAGCTGGTTGGCCGCCTCATGGCCAG
This window encodes:
- a CDS encoding D-aminoacylase, producing the protein MIQDTNCPTGASVEISEPMIVEPSSDRFGLRHVRKRLIVGSLLLTASALSFLPQVRAGSPAPVYDVIIRNGELFDGSGAKSRVADIAVHGDRIVAIADHISGPAKVEIDARGKAVAPGFINMLAHPEESLIADGRALSDLRQGVTLEVLGEDSMGPVNARMKALMPARQGDIKYPINWNTLSEYLDMLEHKGIAPNVASFVGAGTIRNYVLGEGDVQPTPEQVSGMQQLVREQMEGGALGLSDALIYSPNTYAKTPELIALAKVSAQCGGMYIAHIRSEGDRLEQAVQETFDIARASGAPAEIYHFKQAGRDNWSKFDTVVRMIEAERAKGVRITADMYTYTAGATGFDAAMPSWVQSGGLEDWITRLKDPAIRARVASEMRNPHPGTWENLYAGAGAEGTLLLAFKNPALKPLAGKTLAEVARMRGKSPEETAMDLVVEDGTRVGVAYFLMSEENVQRAIALPWMSFGSDEAAPAPEGVFLLAHNHPRAYGNFARLLGHYVREKRVISLTEAIRRLTSLPADNLSLKDRGRLKKGYFADIVVFDPKTISDHATFADAAQLATGVDDVLVNGAFALRNGKPTGGATGRVVRGRAWTGAPGGGCRKSPSEWTWSK